In one Sporomusa sphaeroides DSM 2875 genomic region, the following are encoded:
- a CDS encoding FecCD family ABC transporter permease, protein MKLTSKPARTAQISKKGRPWTAWLIIVTGPGLLALLMAFSITEGAAEIPLSAVWEALFHFDAKNTRHLIIVDLRLPRVIASALAGAALAVAGAIMQGTTRNPLADSGLMGLNAGAGFALAICFAFFPHLGYLQIILFSFLGAALGAALVGGIAALRRGGATPMRLVLAGAAVSALLAALSQGIALYFNVAQNMMFWTAGGVAGSNWEQIKIMAPWILGALLGALTLARSVSLLSLGQDVAKGLGLNTMVNQVLCLLAVLILAGASVAVVGAVGFVGLIIPHLARYFVGVDYCRVIPASAVLGALLLVLADLGARTLNPPFETPIGALIGLIGVPFFLYLARKQRMGL, encoded by the coding sequence ATGAAACTGACATCCAAACCGGCCCGGACGGCTCAAATAAGTAAAAAAGGCCGCCCGTGGACAGCGTGGCTCATCATCGTAACAGGACCGGGGCTGCTGGCCCTGCTCATGGCGTTCTCCATCACTGAAGGGGCGGCGGAAATTCCGCTGTCTGCGGTATGGGAGGCCCTGTTTCATTTTGACGCAAAAAATACCCGGCATTTGATTATTGTTGATCTCCGCCTGCCCCGCGTTATTGCCAGCGCCCTGGCTGGCGCTGCTCTGGCCGTAGCAGGCGCCATCATGCAGGGCACAACCCGCAATCCCCTCGCCGATTCAGGACTAATGGGCCTGAACGCCGGCGCAGGTTTTGCCCTGGCCATTTGCTTTGCCTTCTTTCCGCACCTGGGCTATCTGCAAATTATCCTGTTTTCCTTTTTGGGCGCGGCTCTGGGTGCGGCGCTGGTGGGCGGCATCGCTGCCCTGCGCCGCGGCGGCGCTACGCCAATGCGGCTGGTATTGGCGGGGGCAGCGGTCAGCGCGCTGCTGGCGGCGCTCAGCCAGGGCATTGCCCTGTATTTCAATGTCGCTCAAAATATGATGTTCTGGACGGCCGGCGGCGTGGCCGGTTCCAACTGGGAGCAAATCAAAATTATGGCACCCTGGATACTCGGCGCGCTGTTGGGAGCCCTCACCCTTGCCCGCTCCGTCTCCCTGCTGAGCCTTGGCCAGGATGTAGCCAAGGGCCTGGGGCTGAATACGATGGTGAATCAGGTGCTGTGCTTGCTGGCCGTACTGATACTGGCGGGCGCCTCCGTTGCCGTCGTGGGTGCCGTTGGCTTTGTGGGCCTGATCATCCCTCATCTGGCGCGGTATTTTGTAGGCGTCGATTACTGCCGGGTTATCCCGGCCTCGGCGGTGTTGGGCGCACTGCTCCTGGTACTGGCCGATTTGGGCGCCAGGACGCTCAACCCGCCTTTTGAAACCCCTATCGGCGCACTGATCGGGCTAATCGGCGTCCCTTTCTTTTTATATCTTGCCCGCAAGCAAAGGATGGGACTATGA
- a CDS encoding FecCD family ABC transporter permease, with protein MMTNQLQANQTYKRKIAVRHTAVIAGCSVLLILSFIISMNTGYTKLAPLDTLRTLFGGGTARENLILFDFRLPRIVISILVGAGLALSGCIIQGVAKNALADPGLLGINAGAGLMVILYVLFFGTQSLLSVFTLPFLALFGAGITAVIIYALAFKKAEGVAPLRLILTGVAVQAGISSLTTVLVVKLADTQFDFVATWQAGSIWASNWKFVLALLPWLLLLIPYVLFKSRVLDVLNLGDDVAHSLGAAVERERRRLLAAAVALAAACVAVSGSISFVGLIAPHLARRLVGPKHGILLPTCALTGAVLVSAADTAARMILQPAEIPTGIMVAIIGAPYFLYLLMKSR; from the coding sequence ATGATGACAAACCAGCTGCAGGCAAACCAAACCTATAAAAGAAAAATTGCTGTGCGCCACACGGCCGTGATTGCCGGCTGCTCGGTGCTGCTCATACTTTCTTTCATCATCAGCATGAACACCGGCTACACAAAACTGGCGCCGCTGGATACGCTGCGCACGCTGTTCGGCGGCGGCACGGCCAGGGAAAACCTGATTCTATTCGATTTCCGGCTGCCCCGGATTGTGATTTCCATCCTGGTGGGGGCAGGGCTGGCGCTGTCCGGCTGCATCATCCAGGGCGTCGCCAAAAACGCGCTGGCCGACCCGGGCCTGCTCGGCATTAACGCCGGCGCGGGCCTGATGGTCATCCTGTATGTGCTGTTCTTCGGGACCCAATCCTTGCTGTCGGTATTCACGCTGCCGTTTCTGGCACTGTTTGGCGCCGGCATAACGGCGGTGATCATCTATGCGCTGGCCTTCAAGAAAGCAGAAGGTGTAGCGCCCCTGCGCCTGATTTTAACCGGGGTGGCAGTACAGGCCGGCATTTCGTCCCTGACCACCGTGCTGGTAGTCAAGCTGGCTGACACTCAGTTTGACTTTGTAGCAACCTGGCAGGCAGGCAGTATCTGGGCCAGCAACTGGAAATTCGTGCTGGCCTTGCTGCCTTGGCTGCTACTCCTAATTCCCTATGTATTGTTCAAATCCCGCGTGCTGGATGTGCTGAATTTGGGGGACGATGTGGCCCACAGCCTGGGCGCGGCAGTGGAGCGGGAACGGCGCAGGCTGCTTGCCGCTGCGGTCGCGCTGGCTGCGGCCTGCGTGGCGGTCAGCGGCAGCATCAGCTTTGTGGGGCTGATCGCACCCCATCTGGCGCGCCGGCTGGTAGGCCCGAAGCATGGGATTTTGCTGCCCACCTGTGCGCTGACAGGAGCGGTGCTGGTCTCGGCGGCAGATACCGCAGCCCGGATGATCCTGCAGCCTGCGGAAATTCCCACCGGCATCATGGTGGCCATTATCGGCGCACCGTACTTCCTCTATCTTTTGATGAAAAGCCGCTAA
- a CDS encoding ABC transporter ATP-binding protein yields MNSIATENLSVAYEDNLIVDGLNMQVPQGKITTIIGPNGCGKSTVLKAVGRILKPKNGVVYLNGKDIRHLTTREVAKKMAILPQSPQAPAGLTVGELVAYGRFPYQRGLGKLTLEDQKIIAWALAATRLTELETTAVDTLSGGQRQRVWIAMALAQQTDLILLDEPTTYLDLSYQLEVLELLYRLNREQGCTIVMVLHDLNLAARFADYMVAIRCGSIVRHGSPEEVMTAEVLRDTFRIDARIITEPRTGRPTCISYDLIKDNIPI; encoded by the coding sequence CTGAACAGCATCGCAACAGAGAATTTGTCCGTTGCCTACGAGGATAACCTGATAGTGGATGGTTTGAATATGCAGGTCCCGCAGGGAAAAATTACAACCATCATCGGTCCAAACGGCTGCGGCAAGTCCACGGTATTAAAAGCCGTGGGGCGCATCCTGAAACCGAAAAACGGCGTGGTATATCTGAATGGGAAGGATATCCGGCACTTAACAACCAGGGAAGTAGCCAAAAAAATGGCCATTCTGCCGCAGTCGCCTCAGGCCCCGGCCGGTTTGACGGTGGGCGAACTGGTGGCCTACGGCCGCTTTCCTTACCAGCGGGGCTTAGGCAAACTAACCCTAGAGGACCAAAAAATCATTGCCTGGGCGCTGGCGGCCACAAGGCTTACAGAGCTGGAAACCACGGCGGTGGACACCCTTTCCGGCGGGCAGCGCCAGCGGGTCTGGATCGCCATGGCCCTTGCGCAGCAGACCGATTTGATTCTGCTGGATGAGCCGACTACCTATCTCGATTTGTCCTACCAGCTAGAAGTGCTGGAGCTGCTCTACCGCCTGAACCGGGAACAGGGCTGCACCATTGTAATGGTGCTCCATGACCTCAACCTTGCCGCCCGCTTTGCCGACTACATGGTGGCCATCCGCTGCGGGAGCATTGTCCGCCACGGTTCACCTGAGGAAGTAATGACCGCAGAGGTATTGCGGGATACGTTCCGCATCGACGCCCGGATCATTACAGAACCCCGCACCGGTCGGCCCACCTGCATTTCCTACGACCTGATTAAAGATAACATCCCTATATGA
- a CDS encoding AAA family ATPase, with translation MKKIAIYGKGGIGKSTTVSNVAAAMAALGLTVLQVGCDPKADSTRTLTGGENIPTVLDTLRQNGDAALDDLVVKSSTGVLCVESGGPVPGVGCAGRGIITAFEKLEELDAYEVYKPDVVLYDVLGDVVCGGFAMPIRGGYADEVCIVTSGEMMALYAAANIAHAVKSFGKRGYASLRGLILNAKNIADEQELVDKAAAEIQTPVIYRLPRDPFVQQAEAQGKTVVEAFPACPMAAHYQSLAKLLLEGGETR, from the coding sequence ATGAAAAAGATTGCAATTTACGGCAAAGGCGGTATCGGCAAATCAACCACCGTATCCAATGTGGCGGCAGCCATGGCGGCGCTGGGACTGACCGTGCTGCAAGTCGGCTGCGACCCTAAGGCCGATTCCACCCGCACCCTGACCGGCGGGGAAAACATTCCCACCGTGCTCGATACCCTGCGGCAGAACGGCGACGCAGCGCTGGACGACCTTGTGGTCAAAAGCAGCACCGGCGTGCTGTGTGTAGAGTCGGGCGGACCGGTTCCCGGCGTGGGCTGTGCCGGACGCGGCATCATCACAGCTTTTGAAAAACTGGAGGAACTGGATGCCTACGAAGTTTACAAACCGGACGTGGTGCTGTACGACGTGCTGGGCGACGTGGTCTGCGGCGGCTTTGCCATGCCCATCCGGGGCGGCTATGCCGACGAGGTGTGCATTGTCACCTCCGGCGAGATGATGGCCCTTTACGCCGCAGCCAATATCGCCCACGCCGTCAAGAGCTTTGGCAAGCGCGGCTACGCCTCGCTGCGGGGGCTGATCCTTAACGCCAAGAACATTGCGGACGAACAGGAGCTGGTGGACAAGGCGGCGGCGGAGATCCAAACGCCGGTCATTTACCGGCTGCCCCGCGATCCGTTTGTGCAGCAGGCCGAAGCGCAGGGCAAAACGGTGGTAGAGGCTTTTCCGGCTTGCCCGATGGCGGCCCATTACCAGTCGCTTGCCAAACTGCTGCTGGAAGGAGGCGAAACGCGATAA
- a CDS encoding nitrogenase component 1: MKRLSAVKSNTGIKFLTPAVSPGNHCPMRIASVNVKNIRGLSSLLVGMPECTTHSRLFNPRPEGPQGELHWLYVLDAQEVVFGCRNGLIAALRTMDKAGAKAILLIVTCVPELIGEDIQAIVREVQPELSARVTFVLLGQFKNISYPPGSWKTMEAMGTLMAAKTPDSSRINVLGRAPGEEHIPLPSLLPALAGQGLKLRYLAPGASLEDFQSAPDAVLNLVVSPFMQPLAARMEREFGIPYIALHTLYAVESIDKAYAALAEHFGLAWGDAFAQERQEALAWQNQAVARLKGLRYVFCPRIDIPLPLAVYLTGLGMEPLLLHLEEYYPEDRDYARELNTLGHNPWVCRMVNAQADLPVLKKLAPDLCFGYLPAAHQPIPCVPELLDFYGQVGYARTSHLLKRILGVMNGMDAAGKGGTAYGSASF, translated from the coding sequence TTGAAACGCCTGTCGGCAGTGAAGTCCAATACAGGCATAAAATTCCTGACGCCCGCTGTTTCCCCCGGCAACCACTGCCCGATGCGCATCGCGTCGGTAAATGTGAAAAATATCAGGGGCTTGTCTTCTTTACTGGTGGGAATGCCGGAATGCACCACCCACTCGCGGCTGTTCAACCCCCGTCCGGAGGGCCCGCAGGGCGAGCTGCACTGGCTGTATGTGCTGGATGCGCAGGAGGTGGTGTTCGGCTGCCGGAACGGGCTGATCGCTGCCCTCCGGACAATGGACAAAGCCGGGGCCAAGGCCATTCTGCTGATTGTCACCTGCGTGCCGGAGCTGATTGGGGAGGACATCCAGGCAATTGTCAGGGAAGTGCAGCCGGAATTGTCTGCCCGCGTCACCTTCGTGCTGCTGGGCCAGTTCAAAAACATCAGCTATCCGCCTGGTTCGTGGAAAACGATGGAAGCGATGGGCACGCTGATGGCGGCAAAAACACCGGACTCCAGCCGTATTAACGTGCTGGGCCGCGCCCCGGGGGAAGAACATATCCCCCTGCCGTCCCTACTGCCGGCGCTTGCCGGACAAGGCCTGAAGCTGCGCTATCTGGCACCGGGCGCTTCCCTGGAGGATTTCCAAAGCGCGCCGGACGCCGTCCTGAATTTGGTGGTTTCTCCCTTCATGCAGCCGCTGGCCGCCAGAATGGAACGGGAATTTGGCATACCCTATATTGCCCTGCATACACTATATGCTGTGGAAAGCATCGACAAGGCTTATGCCGCCCTGGCAGAACATTTTGGCCTTGCCTGGGGCGATGCCTTTGCCCAGGAACGGCAGGAAGCCCTAGCCTGGCAAAACCAGGCAGTTGCGAGGCTTAAAGGCCTCCGGTATGTATTTTGTCCCCGCATTGACATTCCCCTGCCGCTGGCCGTCTATCTTACCGGGCTTGGCATGGAACCGCTGCTTTTACATTTGGAGGAATATTATCCGGAGGACAGGGACTATGCCCGGGAGCTTAACACCCTGGGCCATAATCCCTGGGTCTGCCGGATGGTAAATGCCCAAGCCGATTTGCCGGTTTTGAAAAAGCTGGCGCCGGATTTATGCTTTGGTTACCTGCCTGCTGCCCACCAACCCATTCCCTGCGTACCGGAGCTGCTTGATTTTTACGGACAAGTGGGCTATGCCCGGACCAGCCATCTGTTAAAAAGAATCTTAGGCGTAATGAATGGAATGGACGCCGCCGGAAAAGGAGGGACCGCCTATGGGTCTGCATCGTTTTAA
- a CDS encoding nitrogenase component 1: MGLHRFKPLPSGRMGILWTLATIRDAALVEFGCMGHMLYSGVTLKRAGVHDACRLYSTHIDETDIALGSTERLNHTLDNVIKRDQPRVIFLLPSSIPEVIGTDLPALCEELQPEYPDVRLLPFGYGGFNITQHRGVQEALLLLAQTLPVEVRPTPQPTFNIIGSCADLFRFQADALELVRILEGTFGIKPLCVLTSAASVADIEQMGGAHINLVIRREGEPAARHLQQRFGTPYLLGRPYGLDGTRRWLEEIAQLAGLTADSAFLRAQQKLCRQQLTAVMPAFAHMVRAHPAETALSLGGHADVVKGILAFGCGELAFAKGTCWCDCPEMASGDIPYFAEAEWTRAVREHKQGILMASGEALAWADRNTELQISNPDIKWRLHPYEPPLMGFRGAVQLANLWINENIED, translated from the coding sequence ATGGGTCTGCATCGTTTTAAGCCGCTGCCTTCGGGCCGCATGGGTATTCTGTGGACACTTGCCACCATTCGTGACGCCGCCCTGGTGGAATTTGGCTGTATGGGACATATGCTTTACAGCGGTGTAACGCTCAAGCGCGCCGGCGTACATGATGCCTGCCGGCTTTACTCCACACATATCGACGAAACAGATATCGCCCTTGGCAGTACCGAGCGGCTTAACCATACCCTCGACAATGTGATAAAACGCGATCAGCCGCGGGTAATTTTCCTTTTGCCCTCGTCGATTCCCGAGGTGATCGGAACAGATCTTCCTGCTCTCTGTGAGGAATTGCAGCCCGAATATCCTGACGTCCGCTTGCTGCCCTTCGGCTACGGCGGATTTAATATCACCCAGCACCGCGGCGTACAGGAAGCGCTGCTGCTGCTGGCCCAAACGCTGCCGGTGGAAGTACGGCCGACACCACAGCCGACGTTTAATATTATTGGCTCCTGTGCTGATCTGTTCCGCTTTCAGGCCGACGCGCTCGAGCTGGTCCGGATACTGGAGGGCACATTCGGCATCAAACCGCTGTGCGTGCTGACCTCGGCTGCGTCTGTTGCCGACATTGAGCAGATGGGCGGCGCCCATATTAACCTTGTCATCCGGCGCGAGGGCGAACCTGCAGCCAGGCATTTGCAGCAGCGCTTCGGGACCCCCTATCTTTTAGGGCGGCCCTACGGCCTTGACGGAACCAGGCGGTGGCTGGAGGAAATCGCGCAACTGGCCGGCCTGACGGCCGATTCCGCTTTCCTCAGGGCCCAGCAGAAGCTCTGCCGGCAGCAGCTTACAGCCGTTATGCCGGCCTTCGCGCACATGGTTAGAGCGCATCCGGCTGAAACCGCCTTGTCTTTAGGCGGGCACGCAGATGTGGTCAAAGGCATTCTTGCTTTTGGCTGCGGCGAACTTGCCTTTGCCAAAGGAACCTGCTGGTGCGATTGTCCCGAGATGGCCAGCGGGGATATCCCCTATTTTGCGGAGGCTGAGTGGACGCGGGCCGTCCGGGAACACAAGCAGGGTATACTTATGGCCAGCGGCGAAGCGCTGGCCTGGGCGGACCGCAATACGGAGCTGCAAATTTCCAACCCGGACATAAAATGGCGGCTGCACCCGTATGAACCGCCCTTGATGGGTTTTCGCGGCGCTGTACAGCTGGCGAATCTGTGGATCAACGAGAATATTGAGGATTAA
- a CDS encoding LysM peptidoglycan-binding domain-containing protein: protein MNKNKKWYVALGIAAMITVNGIAMAAVTADQQDIANGKRSGIAHKADRPDRHGMKGFKESQTKLLAFLKMDEAAFRAAMKEGKTLAAIAKEQGVSEQSLQNFLIEQMTQRLDEGVKTGKLTAEKAEKIKADMPARVADMINGKGPMHMGPGHMRGHAFDNSKLLALLKMDAATFKTERQAGKTLAAIAKEQGVSEQSLQNFLTEQMTQRLDEGVKTGKLTAEKAEKIKADMPARVAAMINGQGPMHMGPGHMRGHAFDNSELLALLKMDAATFKTERQAGKTLVAIANEQGVSEQELKDFLVAQMTQRLDEGVKAGKLTVEKADKMKEKMEQRVDNMINSKGHMHKGHGPKPGPEGQPE, encoded by the coding sequence ATGAACAAGAATAAAAAATGGTATGTGGCCCTTGGTATTGCCGCCATGATTACGGTAAATGGTATCGCAATGGCGGCGGTAACTGCAGACCAGCAAGATATAGCAAATGGCAAAAGAAGCGGTATTGCCCACAAAGCCGACAGACCTGACCGGCATGGCATGAAAGGTTTTAAAGAAAGCCAGACTAAATTATTGGCTTTTCTGAAAATGGATGAAGCAGCGTTTCGTGCTGCCATGAAAGAGGGCAAAACCCTGGCGGCTATTGCGAAAGAGCAGGGGGTGTCGGAACAGTCACTCCAAAATTTCCTGATAGAACAAATGACCCAGCGGCTTGACGAAGGCGTAAAAACAGGTAAGCTGACAGCGGAAAAAGCTGAGAAAATCAAGGCCGATATGCCTGCCCGGGTTGCCGATATGATTAATGGCAAAGGGCCTATGCATATGGGACCGGGACATATGCGGGGGCATGCGTTTGACAACAGCAAACTCTTAGCACTGCTTAAAATGGATGCCGCAACCTTCAAAACTGAGCGGCAGGCCGGGAAAACCTTAGCAGCTATTGCGAAAGAGCAGGGGGTGTCGGAACAGTCACTCCAAAATTTCCTGACAGAACAGATGACTCAGCGGCTTGACGAAGGCGTAAAAACCGGTAAGCTGACAGCGGAAAAAGCTGAAAAAATCAAGGCCGATATGCCTGCCCGGGTTGCAGCTATGATTAATGGCCAAGGGCCTATGCATATGGGACCGGGACATATGCGGGGGCATGCGTTTGACAACAGCGAACTCTTAGCACTGCTCAAAATGGATGCCGCAACCTTCAAAACCGAGCGGCAGGCCGGAAAAACCTTAGTGGCTATTGCCAATGAACAGGGCGTTTCTGAACAGGAGCTTAAAGACTTCCTGGTTGCCCAGATGACCCAGCGGCTTGACGAAGGCGTAAAGGCCGGTAAACTGACGGTGGAGAAAGCCGACAAAATGAAGGAAAAGATGGAGCAACGGGTGGATAACATGATTAACAGCAAAGGCCATATGCATAAAGGCCATGGCCCCAAACCCGGACCTGAGGGACAGCCTGAATAA
- a CDS encoding MFS transporter, with the protein MKWRKNLWTLALAVMLSGASYTMLVPFLPLYLLDIGASPENVNMWSGLVLSSSFLVSAFLAPYWGRCADKSGRRRMLLRAGFSLAFVYFLGYLVRNPVELLIVRLLQGVASGFVPAAMAIVAASTPKEHMGFSLGIMQTTLLIGGIVGPLLGGSLSHIFGMRFSFVIAAAIIFGGTVIAGMLVKEPENNATAVQEGGMLDDLKTAFANRQLVQMLCLLFAVQTVAMLLQPLIALYISELQGTMEGAALTAGIVYSLAGIAGAIAAPLWGRIGQRRGFAQVLTIAFLGAGMFSFSQYFSADIYQFSVLQFLYGLFVVGVFPAINTIAVSCTDPNSRGRVFGLTTTANHLGSMTGPLIGGMVSFWIGIRPVFLITGGVLLALGGLVFLNWHKRDDAGECPVAAEREK; encoded by the coding sequence TTGAAGTGGCGCAAGAATCTTTGGACCCTGGCTTTGGCGGTTATGCTGTCAGGGGCCAGCTATACCATGCTGGTACCCTTCCTGCCTTTATATCTTTTGGATATTGGCGCAAGTCCGGAGAATGTAAATATGTGGTCAGGTCTGGTGCTTTCCAGTTCCTTTTTGGTGTCGGCTTTTCTGGCTCCCTACTGGGGACGGTGTGCCGACAAGAGCGGGCGGCGGCGGATGCTGCTGCGGGCAGGGTTTAGCCTGGCCTTTGTCTACTTTTTAGGGTATTTGGTTAGAAATCCTGTTGAATTATTGATTGTCAGACTGCTGCAGGGGGTTGCCAGCGGCTTTGTTCCGGCAGCTATGGCCATCGTGGCGGCGTCAACGCCCAAAGAGCATATGGGCTTCAGTCTGGGAATTATGCAGACAACCCTGCTGATTGGCGGTATTGTCGGCCCCTTGCTGGGAGGGAGTCTGTCACATATTTTTGGTATGCGATTTTCTTTTGTTATTGCTGCGGCGATTATCTTCGGGGGAACCGTTATTGCCGGGATGCTGGTGAAAGAGCCGGAAAATAACGCAACTGCCGTACAGGAAGGCGGTATGCTGGATGATTTGAAAACAGCGTTTGCCAATCGCCAGCTGGTGCAAATGCTGTGTTTGCTGTTTGCGGTGCAAACCGTCGCCATGCTGTTGCAGCCACTGATTGCCCTGTATATATCCGAATTGCAGGGGACAATGGAAGGGGCTGCGCTGACAGCCGGCATCGTGTATAGTTTGGCCGGTATTGCCGGGGCGATTGCAGCGCCGCTGTGGGGACGGATCGGCCAGCGGCGGGGGTTTGCCCAAGTACTGACCATCGCCTTTCTGGGGGCCGGTATGTTTAGCTTTTCCCAGTATTTTTCCGCCGATATTTATCAGTTTAGCGTACTGCAATTCCTGTATGGATTATTTGTTGTCGGTGTTTTTCCCGCTATTAATACCATCGCCGTTTCCTGCACCGATCCGAATTCGCGGGGGCGGGTATTTGGCCTGACGACAACAGCCAACCACCTGGGCTCGATGACCGGGCCGCTGATTGGCGGTATGGTCAGCTTCTGGATTGGCATCAGGCCGGTGTTTCTCATTACCGGGGGCGTACTGCTGGCGCTGGGGGGGCTGGTCTTTTTAAACTGGCACAAAAGGGATGACGCCGGCGAGTGTCCTGTGGCCGCTGAAAGAGAAAAATAA
- a CDS encoding sigma 54-interacting transcriptional regulator, whose amino-acid sequence MAKIAFIAPDKQLFLQGRKIIHELGIADRVVIYLARLKRAIRLAKALEQQDVSVIISRGGTARVIIKARIQIPVVEIPISGQDLAQVFYEAKKITALDRPQVAMVAFDNMVYDIESLSAILGINLTIYRLETSEDIPARIAEVAQSDADIVVGGIKTVLLAAKQGLTHHLIRSGEFSIRTAFAEAEKIIQARKIEKEQAQKFKALADYSLEGIISINPQKTVEVFNPAAETLLKISAPEIVGKQIDQVLSGIEVDLCLAKRKRITGQTVQQGSIWLTYNIAPVIVDSQLTGAIITFQDITHIQELEAKIRNQVLARRFVASYRFTDIIGSSPQLKESKRIAREMALVDNATVLIFGESGTGKELFAQSIHNESCRKHGPFVAVNCAALPANLLESELFGYVEGAFTGAAKKGKPGLFEMAHRGTIFLDEISEMDKYGQSRLLRVLQERQVMRLGDDKYIPIDVRIIAATNKKLGDLVKEGQFRQDLFYRFKVLTLNLAPLRKRSADIACLAQYFVRQFTAKYNKQVEIVPAVYRYLQEYDWPGNVRELMYFLERLIIICNEQVITVDVVKQYWDDREDIGPDAAVTVRRPEVAEIVAALEKCNSNISRTAELLGMDRSTLYRKLKSYNIETKKTY is encoded by the coding sequence ATGGCTAAAATTGCGTTTATTGCTCCGGATAAACAATTGTTTTTACAGGGCAGGAAAATCATCCATGAACTGGGGATAGCAGACCGTGTGGTCATCTATCTGGCAAGGCTTAAACGGGCGATCCGTCTGGCCAAAGCCTTGGAACAGCAGGATGTTTCTGTTATTATCAGCCGGGGCGGTACCGCCAGGGTTATTATTAAAGCCCGGATTCAGATTCCTGTTGTCGAGATACCCATCAGCGGCCAGGATTTGGCGCAGGTTTTTTATGAAGCCAAGAAGATTACCGCCTTGGACCGTCCACAAGTGGCCATGGTGGCTTTTGACAATATGGTTTATGATATTGAAAGCCTTTCGGCGATACTGGGCATCAACCTGACCATCTATCGCCTGGAAACAAGTGAGGACATTCCTGCCCGGATCGCGGAAGTGGCCCAATCGGACGCCGATATTGTGGTAGGCGGCATCAAGACAGTGCTGCTTGCCGCCAAACAGGGGCTGACCCATCATCTTATCCGGTCAGGGGAATTTTCCATCAGGACGGCTTTTGCTGAAGCCGAGAAGATCATTCAGGCCAGAAAGATAGAAAAAGAACAGGCGCAAAAATTCAAAGCTTTAGCCGATTATTCCCTGGAAGGCATTATTAGTATTAATCCGCAAAAGACGGTGGAGGTTTTTAATCCGGCTGCCGAAACTTTGCTGAAAATTTCTGCACCGGAGATTGTCGGCAAGCAAATTGATCAGGTGCTGAGCGGCATCGAGGTAGACCTCTGTCTGGCCAAACGGAAGCGCATTACCGGCCAAACCGTGCAGCAAGGCAGCATTTGGCTTACGTATAATATTGCGCCTGTTATTGTTGACAGCCAGCTAACAGGCGCTATCATTACTTTTCAGGATATTACGCATATTCAGGAGCTTGAGGCCAAAATCCGCAACCAGGTGCTTGCCAGGCGGTTTGTCGCCAGCTATCGTTTTACCGATATTATCGGCAGCTCCCCGCAGCTAAAGGAAAGCAAGCGCATTGCCCGGGAGATGGCGCTGGTGGATAATGCCACGGTTTTGATTTTTGGCGAATCGGGAACAGGCAAGGAATTGTTTGCGCAAAGTATTCATAATGAAAGCTGTCGCAAACACGGACCGTTTGTTGCCGTCAATTGTGCCGCCTTGCCTGCCAATCTGTTGGAAAGCGAGCTGTTTGGCTATGTCGAGGGAGCGTTTACCGGCGCCGCGAAAAAAGGCAAACCAGGGTTATTTGAAATGGCGCACCGTGGCACGATTTTTCTTGATGAAATATCGGAAATGGATAAATACGGACAAAGCCGCCTGCTGAGAGTATTGCAGGAACGGCAGGTTATGCGGCTGGGTGACGACAAATATATTCCGATAGATGTCAGGATTATTGCTGCCACAAATAAGAAGCTGGGCGATTTGGTCAAAGAAGGGCAGTTTCGCCAGGATTTGTTTTACCGGTTTAAAGTGCTGACCTTGAACCTGGCGCCGCTGCGCAAAAGGAGTGCCGATATTGCCTGCCTGGCACAGTATTTCGTCCGTCAGTTTACGGCAAAGTACAATAAACAAGTGGAAATAGTACCGGCAGTATACCGGTATTTACAGGAATATGACTGGCCCGGCAATGTCCGGGAATTAATGTATTTCCTTGAGCGGCTGATTATTATTTGCAACGAACAGGTCATCACCGTTGATGTGGTGAAGCAATACTGGGATGACCGGGAGGACATCGGCCCCGATGCGGCTGTGACGGTCAGAAGGCCGGAGGTGGCGGAAATTGTAGCGGCTTTGGAAAAGTGCAATTCCAATATCTCGCGCACGGCAGAACTGCTGGGGATGGACCGGAGTACCTTGTATCGTAAACTCAAAAGCTACAATATTGAAACAAAAAAAACATATTAG